TCGATCATCGAAAGAGCGATTCTGTCTTTCACCGAGCCGCCCGGGTTCTGTCCCTCGAGCTTCGCCCATATCTCCGCATAGCCGGCGCTGACCATTCGGTTAATCTTTACGAGCGGCGTATTGCCGATAAGGCTCAATATATTTCTCATGGCTATGCCTCTGTCTCTCAGTTTACCACTAGGTCTCTTTGCAATAGTCAGAGAAGTTGTCCTCCTCAGCGAACCAACGCGCCCTCATCTGCCACCAGGTCCTGAGGGATAAACGCCCCTTCCTGAACTGCCAAGTAGAGACCGAGGTGCCCCTCTTCGTCGAAACCGAATGTGAGCGTCTCTCCGCTGAGTACGGAAACCGTATATGCCAAGTCCCCCAGCTTCTCCCTCAGAGACATCAACGTTCTCTCCTCCAGGTCGTAAAGCTCAAGGATATCGACAATATCCTCGAGGTCCCCCGTGTTGTAAGATTCCAGGAGAATCCTGTCAGGGTACCTCCCGAGAGGCAACCGCTCTTTGGCTTTCCTGATCTGATGCCTCAACCTTTCCAAGCAGAGACCATAAATCTTTACCGAATCATCCATGTCTTTGCACGCTCCTTCTGAAGTTTCATTGGAAAAAGCAATCCTCATGCCAGGTCCTTGACCATCGAAATTGCAGGGCTATGGGATGAGGTATCCCATCCGATGATTACTTTTTGCTCATGGTGATTACAATATAACCGCGTCGTCGTCCGCAACCGCAACGGTTTTCGGCTGGGTTGTGCTTCCCTAATGGAAGGGCTGTGATATGATTTTAAATAGAAGAAGTTGCAACCGTTCTCAGAATGAGATACATGAGGAGGTCATCATGAAACTGGTGAATGCCGTCGTCAGGACAACGTCTCTTGAACGTATCGTGAAATCCCTTGAAACCTTAGGCATAAGACAACTGACGATATTGGAGATTAAGGGGGTCGGCGAACAGGCACAGGTATTCACCTCTTATTCGGTCTATAAGATGATACAGATGATTATTCCCGATGAAAGCGTAAACGAAATTAGCAGCGTAATCCTTGACAATGCCCACACCGGTCTTGCCGGTGATGGATACATCGCTGTGCTGCCGATCGAGAGCCTCATAGACATACAGACCATGGAAAAGATCGGGTGACCGTTCGCCGGATAGTGTTCGCGAATTTCTCGACCTCATGTGCATGCCGCCGCTACTCCACGGTAATTCATAGTATCTCCATCTTTTATTCATAAGTTCTTCATTTTATCGATGCTAATCTACGAGTGACATTATCTATCTGCGAAGGAGGTGCGGTGAATGCGGGAAGTGCGAGCAACGGATTATTCGAAATGCGAGCCATTCTTCTGTTGACAAGCGGGCAGCCGTATGGGATATTTGTGTAGGTCAATCGCGATGCGATGACTTTTCCGAACAAAGTTGTTGGAAACTATTGATTACGATAAATCCGGAGGTTAGAGATGAAAAGGTTTTTAGCAGCAGCTTCAGTCCTGCTCCTTCTCGCAGGCGTGGCATATGCGAAGGATTATGAGGTGGCGAAGAAGGCCGGCGACTATAGTGTCGTTGTGAGGATAGACAAGAATCCGCCTGTTGTCGGTGATAACAATGCCACCGTCGAGATTAAGGACGCTTCGGGCAAGAATGTGACCGACGCCAAGGTGTTGATCGATTATTCAATGCCCGCGATGCCGGGGATGCCCGCGATGAACTATAAGGCCGACGCTGAATTGAAGGGGAACGAATACAAGGCAAAGATGACCCTCTCGATGGCCGGCTCTTGGAACGTGACGATTAAGATCGCAAGGGCGGGAAAGACTTCTTCGATGAAGTTTACGATTGATGCGAAGTAAGAGGGCATGAAGACAGAGGAATACAGAGCACAGATCAAGGCCCCGCGGGGACGTCTCAGAGAGGTTGCGATTGGTGTTCTGTTTTCCCTCTTCCTGTTTCTGCACCCGGCCGATGCTTCCGATGAGGTCCTGAACCTGCAGGACCTTATCAGTGAGGCGCTGAAGAACAACCACGAAATCCTCATCTCGGAAACGAAGACCGCTGCGTCCGGATTCAGGATTCCGCAGGCAAAGAGCCTCCCTGATCCCCTTTTTACGTTCGGTTACCAGAACGAAGGGTTCAAGCAATACACGTACGGAAAAGATCAGATGTCGTGGTATACGTTTTCCGCCTCTCAGACGATCCCCTTCCCGGGAAAACTCTCGCTCAAGGGTGAGATGGCGTCGCAGGAAGCCGAGGGCTTCAAGGCATCTTACCTCGGGACAAGGCTGATGACGATAGAGAAAGTGAAGGAGCTCTATTACGACCTCTTCCTCGCTTACAAGAACATCGATCTCATCAGGGACAGGTCCGTTCTCTTTTCGAGGATAGAGGATGCGGCGACAGCCCGGTACTCAGCCGGGATGGGCGTGCAGCAGGAGGTCCTGATGGCGCAGACGGAGAAGTATATGCTCCTCGAAAAAGAGGAGATGCTGAAGCAGAAGATACAGTCCGTTGAGGCCATGCTCAATACCACGGTAGGCAGGGATGTCACATCTCCCCTGGGCAGGCCCGTCGAGCCGGTCAGGACGGAGCTGTTCGTGACCATGGATGAGCTTTTGAAAACCCATATCGAACATTCGCCCTTCGTAAAGGAGAAGGAGCGGATGGTCGCTGCCGCAGAGGCGAAGGTGAAGATGGCTGAAAAAGATTACTATCCCGACTTCACGCTGACAGGCAGCATAATGCCCCGGGCGGGAGACTTCCAGGATATGTGGAGTCTCACGACGACGATCAATATCCCGATCTTTTACCAGACGAAGCAGAGGCAGGCTGTTCTGGAGGCGAAGGCACTGTTATCCACAGCCGAACACGAACTCCAATCCACGAAGATCATGCTTTCTTCAACGATCAGGGATAACTATTCAATGACGAAGACGGCAGAGAGACTCATGGGATTATACAAGGACGGTCTCATCCCCAAGACATACCAGGATTTCGAATCGGCCCTTGCAGGGTACACGTCGGGAAAGGTCGAGTCCATAACGGTCATCTCGCGGCTTAAGAGCCTTCTCGACGTTGAGACGTTATACTGGGGGCAGTTCATCGAGAGGGAAAAAGCGATAGCGAGGCTTCAGGCGATAGCAGAAACGACTGAGACCGGGGACCTGCAGAGATGAATAGGAGATACGCGGTCATCGTCATTATTTTGGTCCTCCTCTCAGGACTCATTTTCGCTCTGTCACGTACGGATTTCGTCCAGGAATCTATCGGTGGAAAGTCGCGGCATCTCACCCCGCCTTCCCCAGCCGCTCCAGCTCAGGAACACCAGGCGCATGCACCGGGGGATGAAAAGCCGAACGTCCAGCCCGGGGGGAAAGAGGCGCAGACGGAAAAGGAGGTTCCGACGATAGAAATTCCCTCGGAAAAGCAGCAGATGATAGGGGTTAAGACAACGGTGGTCGCTGTGAGACCTCTCGAGAAGATCATCAAAACTGTCGGCAAGATCGAATACGACGAGAGAAGACTGGCCACGGTGAATACCAAGGTAGAAGGCTGGATCGAGAAGCTCCTTGTCGACTATACGGGGAAACATGTGAAGAAGGGGGAGCCTCTCGCCGACATCTACAGCCCCGAACTCATCGCGACCCAGCAGGAATTCCTGAATGTGGTGAAATGGGCAAGAAAGAGCGGCGACGTCAAAGACGAAACTATCGGGAGAATGCTCTCGCGTGATGCCGAAGCGATCGTCGAGGCCGCAAAGCAGAGGCTGAGGCTCTGGGACATATCGGATGACCAGATCAGGCGTATAGAGGAGTCGGGGAAGCCCGTCAGAACACTCACCATTTACAGTCCCGTCGACGGATATGTCGTGCAGAAGATGGCCGTCCGGGGGATGCGGGTCATGCCCGGCGAGAAACTCTTTGACGTCGCAGACCTCTCTTCGGTCTGGATCATCTCCGACATATACGAATACGAACTCCCGTTCGTCAAGGTAGGGGAAACGGCGAGGCTCAGTCTGACCTATTTCCCCGGCAAGGAATTCTCATCGAGAATAGATTATCTCTATCCTTCCCTTTCAGGTGAGACGAGGACGGCGAAGGTGAGGTTCGTTCTCCCCAATCCCGGCGGTCAGCTGAAACCCCAGATGTTTACCAATGTCGAAGTGAGGATCAACCTCGGGAGCAGGCTCGCGATACCGGATGATGCGATAATCGATACAGGTACCCGCCAAATCGTGTATGTCGACAGGGGCGATGGAATCTTTGAGCCCCGGGAGGTAATGCTCGGTATAAGGGCAGAAGGGTTCAAAGAGGTGCTTATGGGGCTAAAGGCTGGGGAGAAGGTTGCTTCATCGGCCACTTTCCTCATTGACTCAGAGGCACAGCTGAAGGGTGTAAAGCCTCTTGAAGGACATTAGCACTGAGCACAAGATAAGCTGATATCTCATAGTCCGTAAGCTGACAACTATAATATATGATTTCCAAAATCATCGAATACAGTGCACGGAACAAGTTCATCATCTTTCTCGTGGTGATTTTTCTTTGCGCCTGGGGATACTGGGCGCTGATGAAGACACCACTTGATGCCATACCGGACCTCAGCGACACGCAGGTCATCATCTTCACGGACTGGGCGGGAAGAAGCCCCGATCTCGTCGAAGACCAGATAACGTACCCAATAACATCAACCCTCCTCGCAGCGCCGAAGGTGCAGGCGGTACGGGGATTTTCCTTCTTAGGGAGTTCCTTTATCTATGTGATCTTCGAAGAGGGGACGAACATATATTGGGCAAGGAGCAGGGTCCTCGAATATCTCCAGTCGGTGAAGAACAAGCTCCCCGCGGACGTAAACCCCGTGCTCGGGCCCGACGCCTCCAGTGTGGGGTGGGGGTTCAGTTATGCCCTCGTCGACGAGAAGGGCGGGCATGACCTCTCACAACTCCGATCCCTGCAGGATTGGAACATCAAGCTCGCTCTCGAGAGTGTGCCCGGCGTATCCCAGGTGGCGAGTCTCGGCGGGTTCGTGAAGCAGTACCAGATAGCAATTGACCCCAACCGTCTTTCTGCCTATGACGTCTCCCTTATGAAGGTCATGGATGCCGTGCGGAAGAGCAACAATGACGTTGAGGGGAGGGTCCTCGAGATGTCCGGGGTCGAGTACATGGTGAGAGGCAGGGGGTACATAAAGGGCGTTAAGGATATCGAAGACATTACGGTCGGGACGAATGGTGCCGGGACTCCCATATTCCTCCGTGATGTTGCCAGCGTGCAACTCGGCCCAGAGATACGGAGAGGACTCGCCGATCTTGACGGCAGGGGAGAAGTTGCCGGAGGGATTGTCGTTGTCCGCTTCGGTGAAAATGTCCTCAACGTCATCGAACGGGTGAAGGAAAAAATCGAGAAGGATATCCAGCCTTCGTTACCGGAAGGAATCAGGATCGTCACGACCTATGACAGGTCGGACCTGATACACAGGTCCATTCACACCCTCAAAGATGAAATCATAAAACTCTCTCTCGCAGTGAGCGTCGTCTGCATTGTCTTCCTCTTCCACCTCCCGAGCGCTCTCGTGGTGATACTGACCCTGCCGGTGGCCATCATCATGTCTTTTATCTGCATGTATTACCTCGGAGTCACTTCAAATATCATGAGTTTGGGGGGCATTGCCATCGCGATAGGAGCGATGGTGGACGCATCCATCATCATGGTGGAGAACGCCCACAAGAAGATGGAGGACTGGGTTTGTGACCGCATAAAGGGGTGCACCAGGCTGGATGTGATCATCGATGCCTCAAAGGAAGTCGGGCCGTCACTCTTCTTTTCTCTCCTCGTCATTACCGTGGGATTCTTCCCTATCTTCACCCTCCAGGCGCAGGCGGGAAGGCTCTTCAAGCCTCTGGCGTATACAAAGACCTTTGCCATGCTCTTTTCGTCATTTCTCGCCGTCACCCTCACGCCGGTGCTCATGAGTATGTTCGTGCGCGAGGACATCCCGTTCCTTAAGAGAATACCGTTCCTCAAGTACCTCTTCACCATATACCCCGAGGAAAACCATCCGGTCAGTATCATCCTGAGGAAAGCCTATGAGCCCGTAGCTCGGTTTGCCCTCCGCTTCAAGTTTGCGGTGATCCTCGTGGCCGTCATTATCGTTGCTGTGACCGTGATCCCCTACAAAAGACTCGGTTCCGAGTTCATGCCTCCCCTCTATGAGGGGTCCCTTCTCTATATGCCCGTAACGGTGCCGGCCGCATCCGTTTCCGTTGCGGGGCAGCTTCTCCAGATGCAGGACAGGATACTCATGGGTATCCCCGAGGTGTCACAGGTCTTCGGAAAGGCGGGCCGCGCTGAAACCGCGACAGACCCGGCGCCACTCGAGATGTTCGAGACCGTGGTGAACCTGAAACCGGAGAAGGAATGGCGGAAAGACATGGACGTGGAAAAGCTCAAGAATGAGATGAACGATGCCCTCCAGATACCGGGGGTCGCAAACTCTTTTACGATGCCGATAAAGAACCGAATCGATATGCTGGCGACCGGCATCAGGACACCTGTCGGCGTCAAGGTGCTTGGACCGAAGCTCGACGTGATCGAAAAAATTTCTACCGACGTGGAAAATGTCATTAAGAGCGTGCCCGGTACGAGGAGCGCGTATGCGGAAAGAGTCACAACCGGGTATTTCCTCGACATCAAGCCGAAGCGTGAAGAGATTGCGCGGTACGGCCTTTCGATGGACGATGTCCAGACCGTAGTCGCCAGTACGCTCGGAGGCATGAACCTCACAACGACTGTGGAGGGCAGAGAGCGGTATCCGGTCAATGTCCGGTACGCGAGAGAACTGAGGAATGACGTGGAGAAGATAAAGAGGATATTTGTCCCCGTGAACATGAGGAGTAACACCTCCGGCATGCAGGGCAGCGCGAAGCCGGACGGCATCGCCCATATACCCCTCGGTGAGCTTGCCGACGTGGGAATCGTGAAGGGTCCCACATCGATTAAGAGCGAGGAAGGGCTCCTCGCGAACTATGTCTATGTTGATTTCTCCGGTCGTGACGTGGGCGGTTACGTGGAAGAAGCGAAGAATAAGGTGGCATCCTCCGTGAAGTTGCCCGAGGGTTACCGGCTCCGATGGAGCGGTGAGTATGAATTCCTGGTGAAAACCCATGACCGCTTGAAGCTGGTCATCCCGCTCACAGCCCTTATCATTTTTCTACTCATCTATTTCAATACCAGGTCTGCAACAAAGACGATGATCGTCCTCCTCGCTGTTCCCTTTTCGCTTGTGGGCTCTTTTTGGCTTCTTTATTTTCTGAATTACAACATGAGCATCGCTGTCTGGGTCGGCATTATAGCCCTTGCCGGTCTCGATGCAGAGACCGGGGTCATAATGCTCCTCTATCTCGAACTCGCGTATGAAGAGTGGAGGCGGGAAGGGAGGCTGAAGTCTCCCGATGACCTCAGGGAAGCGGTAATGCACGGCGCCGTAAAGAGGATACGGCCTAAGATCATGACGGTGAGCGTCATCCTGGCAGGGCTTATACCGATCATGTTTAGTCACGGTGCGGGATCTGATGTCATGAAACGAATCGCTGCGCCGATGGTCGGCGGAGTGATTACGTCCACAATACTGGAGCTCATCATCTATCCGGCTATTTACATGATCTGGAAGGGAAGGGCGTTTCGGAAGAAAACAGCGGAAGCCTTGTAGCATTCGTTAATTCCCCTTTTCCTCTCTGGCACCTGTCATTCTCCT
This is a stretch of genomic DNA from Thermodesulfovibrionales bacterium. It encodes these proteins:
- a CDS encoding efflux RND transporter periplasmic adaptor subunit codes for the protein MNRRYAVIVIILVLLSGLIFALSRTDFVQESIGGKSRHLTPPSPAAPAQEHQAHAPGDEKPNVQPGGKEAQTEKEVPTIEIPSEKQQMIGVKTTVVAVRPLEKIIKTVGKIEYDERRLATVNTKVEGWIEKLLVDYTGKHVKKGEPLADIYSPELIATQQEFLNVVKWARKSGDVKDETIGRMLSRDAEAIVEAAKQRLRLWDISDDQIRRIEESGKPVRTLTIYSPVDGYVVQKMAVRGMRVMPGEKLFDVADLSSVWIISDIYEYELPFVKVGETARLSLTYFPGKEFSSRIDYLYPSLSGETRTAKVRFVLPNPGGQLKPQMFTNVEVRINLGSRLAIPDDAIIDTGTRQIVYVDRGDGIFEPREVMLGIRAEGFKEVLMGLKAGEKVASSATFLIDSEAQLKGVKPLEGH
- a CDS encoding TolC family protein, coding for MKTEEYRAQIKAPRGRLREVAIGVLFSLFLFLHPADASDEVLNLQDLISEALKNNHEILISETKTAASGFRIPQAKSLPDPLFTFGYQNEGFKQYTYGKDQMSWYTFSASQTIPFPGKLSLKGEMASQEAEGFKASYLGTRLMTIEKVKELYYDLFLAYKNIDLIRDRSVLFSRIEDAATARYSAGMGVQQEVLMAQTEKYMLLEKEEMLKQKIQSVEAMLNTTVGRDVTSPLGRPVEPVRTELFVTMDELLKTHIEHSPFVKEKERMVAAAEAKVKMAEKDYYPDFTLTGSIMPRAGDFQDMWSLTTTINIPIFYQTKQRQAVLEAKALLSTAEHELQSTKIMLSSTIRDNYSMTKTAERLMGLYKDGLIPKTYQDFESALAGYTSGKVESITVISRLKSLLDVETLYWGQFIEREKAIARLQAIAETTETGDLQR
- a CDS encoding FixH family protein translates to MKRFLAAASVLLLLAGVAYAKDYEVAKKAGDYSVVVRIDKNPPVVGDNNATVEIKDASGKNVTDAKVLIDYSMPAMPGMPAMNYKADAELKGNEYKAKMTLSMAGSWNVTIKIARAGKTSSMKFTIDAK
- a CDS encoding CusA/CzcA family heavy metal efflux RND transporter gives rise to the protein MISKIIEYSARNKFIIFLVVIFLCAWGYWALMKTPLDAIPDLSDTQVIIFTDWAGRSPDLVEDQITYPITSTLLAAPKVQAVRGFSFLGSSFIYVIFEEGTNIYWARSRVLEYLQSVKNKLPADVNPVLGPDASSVGWGFSYALVDEKGGHDLSQLRSLQDWNIKLALESVPGVSQVASLGGFVKQYQIAIDPNRLSAYDVSLMKVMDAVRKSNNDVEGRVLEMSGVEYMVRGRGYIKGVKDIEDITVGTNGAGTPIFLRDVASVQLGPEIRRGLADLDGRGEVAGGIVVVRFGENVLNVIERVKEKIEKDIQPSLPEGIRIVTTYDRSDLIHRSIHTLKDEIIKLSLAVSVVCIVFLFHLPSALVVILTLPVAIIMSFICMYYLGVTSNIMSLGGIAIAIGAMVDASIIMVENAHKKMEDWVCDRIKGCTRLDVIIDASKEVGPSLFFSLLVITVGFFPIFTLQAQAGRLFKPLAYTKTFAMLFSSFLAVTLTPVLMSMFVREDIPFLKRIPFLKYLFTIYPEENHPVSIILRKAYEPVARFALRFKFAVILVAVIIVAVTVIPYKRLGSEFMPPLYEGSLLYMPVTVPAASVSVAGQLLQMQDRILMGIPEVSQVFGKAGRAETATDPAPLEMFETVVNLKPEKEWRKDMDVEKLKNEMNDALQIPGVANSFTMPIKNRIDMLATGIRTPVGVKVLGPKLDVIEKISTDVENVIKSVPGTRSAYAERVTTGYFLDIKPKREEIARYGLSMDDVQTVVASTLGGMNLTTTVEGRERYPVNVRYARELRNDVEKIKRIFVPVNMRSNTSGMQGSAKPDGIAHIPLGELADVGIVKGPTSIKSEEGLLANYVYVDFSGRDVGGYVEEAKNKVASSVKLPEGYRLRWSGEYEFLVKTHDRLKLVIPLTALIIFLLIYFNTRSATKTMIVLLAVPFSLVGSFWLLYFLNYNMSIAVWVGIIALAGLDAETGVIMLLYLELAYEEWRREGRLKSPDDLREAVMHGAVKRIRPKIMTVSVILAGLIPIMFSHGAGSDVMKRIAAPMVGGVITSTILELIIYPAIYMIWKGRAFRKKTAEAL
- a CDS encoding P-II family nitrogen regulator, which produces MKLVNAVVRTTSLERIVKSLETLGIRQLTILEIKGVGEQAQVFTSYSVYKMIQMIIPDESVNEISSVILDNAHTGLAGDGYIAVLPIESLIDIQTMEKIG